AGGATAGAACAATGTTCACTGTAGCCAGACAGATGTTATTCAGTATGGGGATGTTGGCCattaaaccccttcactactgagccacttttcaccttaaatcccaggcagaaataaaatgacaaaataaactgactgcggcagtgcaagggttaatgtgccggcatcagtgtttttacCGATGCCGACGcatactgcaggggtccggctatcagtgactgctggaccctaGCAGCTGATCAGAGCACCGTAGCTGTACGGCCCTAGGATTTGTGACCCTGTTTCaggtgctgtacatgtacggcgctggtatcctatgggttaaaaggcatctgtcagcagatttgtacctgtgaaactggctgacctgttacatgtgcacttggcagctgtgttggtcccatgttcatacagtacagaccaaaagtttggacataccttctcattcaaagagttttctttattttcatgactatgaaggcatcaaaactatgaattaacacatgtggaattatatacataacaaacaagtgtgaaacaactgaaaatatgtcatattctaggttcttcaaagtagccaccttttgctttgattactgctttgcacactcttggcattctcttgatgagcttcaagaggtagtcacctgaaatggtcttcccatagtcttgaaggagttcccagagatgcttagcacttgttggcccttttgccttcactctgcggtccagctcaccccaaaccatctcgattgggttcaggtccggtgactgtggaggccaggtcatctggcgcagcaccccatcactctccttcatggtcaaatagcctttactttcaaagttttcccaatttttcggctgactgactgaccttcatttcttaaagtaatgatggccactcgtttttctttacttagaatttgtattatggcaagaaaaaagcagctaacagtctattcagtaggactatcagctgtgtatccacctgacttctcctcaacgcaactgatggtcccaaccccatttataaggcaagaaatcccacttattaaacctggcagggcacacctgtgaagtgaaaaccatttcaggggactacctcttgaagctcatcaagagaatgccaagagtgtgcaaagcagtaatcaaagcaaaaggtggctactttgaagaacctagaatatgacatattttcagttgtttcacacttgtttgttatgtatataatgccacatgtgttaattcatagttttgatgccttcagtgtgaatctacaattttcatagtcatgaaaataaagaaaactctttgaatgagaaggtgtgtccaaacttttggtctgtactgtatgtgcccgcattgctcttctctctctacaactgctgagccctctccactttaattgacagggccaggtgtgatcacatttacactgcccggccctgtcgatcaaagtgcagagggtgtggtagttacagagagctgagcctctaggtgtaacagcaatgcccccattgctcctagaggctcatttgcatatattaaaacatcatttttctcagcaatgtcggcacatatgaacatggacccacacagatgtcttcagttgccaagtgcacatgtaacaggtcagccagtgtcataggtacaaaactgctgacagatgccctttaaaggggttatcctggttaTATAAAAACTCAGCCCCTGCaaatggcctaaaataacaaatgACAGGATACTCAACTGTTTTCTTTGAGTGCCGTGCTCCGGTCCTCCCACTGCTGACATCATTTTTctttgctgcagcattgacaggtaCACATATCACTACTGCAGGCAATTGCTGGCCTCAGCCATGCATGGGACGTCTCTGCTGAGGTCAAtgtttggctgcagcggtgactgtTGCACACAACGTCACAGCTGCAGCCGTTAATACATAGAGCAGCGGTGAGGATCGGTATCCATTCATTTATTTTAGGGTTTACAGGGTTTGCCTGAGCTTTTAAATAAGCAGGACAACCCTATAATAGGAATGCTGTGCCACATGGGACATGATTTTCTCTGAAGCAGATATTCTTTATATGCATTGCTGCACATGTATTTGACGATTGCCTCATTGTAGAAGATGCCTCCAATTTGTTACGACCCACAAAACAATCGTCCTATGGTGTGGAGCAATTGTATTAACATACACCCAAAGATGGAGACGTCGCTCAGCTGTATGGGCGCCAGTACTGGATATACCTTATTCTCCAAGTATTTCGCTTTTCGTATCAACCAGTGATAACACAGAACCCCGAGGATGACCACCTTCAGCAGAAGATTTCTACGAGGAAGAATTTAGGAGTTTAGACTGGGAGTGAAGGGTACGGCAGGAGTGATACACGTGGTAGTAGATGCTGGATTGTCTAACCTGCATATAGCAATGTAGACTTCTAGTATGGGGGAGTCCAGCTTCTCCCAAAGCCCCAGGGCGTGATACATGTATGGTAGTAGCAGGTTACATAGAGACACGGccagtggcagcggcagcagcatcgcctccacttcctcctcgcCTCGTGTTCTCAGTCGTCCTCGATGATCCTGCATCAGAAGAGACAACATCAGAAGCTAATTCTCCAACAGTTATGTGACGTTCAGTCAAATCCCAAATCAGAACACCACTGGAATTTGACTTAAAGGGCACTTAATTTTGCAACACACCACATTATCAATGTGTGTGGATACACCCTTTCCTTGCAAATAACTTACATTTAGAAGATGGATACCTGGTAGTAGCCAGTTACACTACgccccttaaaggagttgtcccatcacagacattgatcattaggatatgccatcaatggcagataggtgcgggtcccacctctgagacctgctcCGATATCTAGAATGGGGCCCCCAAAGCGATGGATAGCACACAGTGCGTACaaggcatgctctccattcagtgctatgggagtcctgaaaatagccaagcaagcgTGCTTGGCTatatttggaagtcccatagtggtggaTGAACAGCAGACTCTATATATCGCTCAGCTGTTTACAGAAATGAGCGGTATATTGAGGGTGACTGTGcatctgtcacggcggacggggaactcagacacacagataaaccaacaaccaggctctaggcgagaagcaggggaagggtcacctcctagctaaaccctgacctctttccctgcactgctcagcccacattcagaccttgaaggtagaaatgatgtgtcctcgtgcctgggctaaaacaccctagattccctgagatggtgaaaaggggaaacggagcagcctgctcgcacagaacctggatgggaaagatgacacaaacacaacctagacagcaatcaacaaaaactgaaaccacacttatcttttctgagctggaacagacaacctaccTTCCTtgattccaaggccagactgatttctataacccgctcagaacactggactagagtgatatttaaaccagtgaccccacccagtgcacctgatgggaggcgggttcagcacgactccaaaacaaaacaaaactaaacacgtgctgctattctggccgacctccgcacatagtcagagcagggcatgacagcatCCTTGGCTGGTCTCCCTTCACATTAGGGGGCCCTGAAGACGGGAGCAGATCCCacaccgcacctatctgacattgatgacaatGTCTGAGGTTAGGACAATTTTAATTCTTGCGCTTTCGTTTTTTTTCCCTCCCCACCTTCCATGAGCCGTAGGTTTTTACATTTACCATTTACATAGCCAAATGATGGTTTATATTTTTGCATCatatgttgtattttttattagcCCCATTAGCGTTTAATAGACcatatcttgtattggaaaaagaataaaaatcttTGTGTGGTGTAATAAAAAAACTATtccgccatagttttatgggttttgtttttattttgttcacTGTGTGCTACAATTGACATGACCAccctattctgtgggtcagtatgattactgcAATACCAAACTtcatcatttctattgttttactGCTTTTAAGAAAataactttttgaaaaaaaaatattttcctctCGATATTCTGGTGCTCATAACCATTTGATATTTCCATagagctatgtgagggcttgattATTTGTGGGATGAcctttagtttttattggtaccattttccgGTATATagaactttttaatcactttttattaacctTTTCTGGGCGAGAAGGtgacaaaaaacaacaaaacagcatattgtgcttttttttttttttctctccttacaTTGTTCACCATgcatgaaattttttaattttaatagttcaggcattGCGGGGATACCAAATGCaaactctacatacagaggtgacTCAGCACTGACCTTGTGTAGCCGTTCTGAAATGAGGTGTACTGCCAGTGCGGATCCCAACCAACTGCCCGCGCACAACACCCACGAGAAGACGAGGACGCACACGTGTTGGACCTTCTTCCTGAAGTAATGATTATGCTCATCCGGACGACGCTCACTCAATAACTCCTGAATGAAGTATCACAGACTTATAAAAACCATACGTAACCTCCTGTAAATGACTACAGTGCAGTTTACTGGTAATATAAAACAGAGAACAATTGTAGATAAATGATGTTCTGATAACTCGATGGAGCTCTCTGGAAAACCATGAGGCACATTTATGAAGACCGatattttagacgccagtcttaataaagccctgttctggcggtggatccgctggagTTAAGAAGAGGCGCCACCGCCACTttgaaatgtaagccagctttcttacatttagaccattttcaatgcctaaaccaggcgtagaaaatggtaaatgaggcaGGCCTGCCTTCTCCGCCCACTTTTTTAAACCAATTAAGTCAtcgattgtggtgcaaaggacctttgcgccgcaatctgtgccagaaatacgcctaatataggcgtatttctggttaaTAAGTGACCCTCTATGTACTTTTAAACAAGCATTTCCAACCAGTGGCTTGGCGGCCATGTATGCGAGATTGCCAACTTTTCTAGTAGGCAGTGATCAGCTGCTATGGCTGGGAGGAATCCTGGGAAAATGTAGCATTACATGCATGGACGGGCCACGGCCGCCATAGTGAGAGACATTCTTACATAGGGGCGCTCTGCTTGGCCCCACTCCCAAGGTATCCATGTGTCCTTGCAAGCCTATGGACAAGGATTATCattgtgagacaaccctttaaatagTTTAGTGCACCTTTAAATGCCACCCTATAATCTCACAATCGTTTTAATGAAATCTGCCATCACCATTATGTGGAATGTAACAGGCTAAAGCACCTTCCCGGGGACTGACTTTACCTTCAGCTGCATACGAATATTCTCCTTATGTCTCtgcacacaatggatcctgttaACTTTAAAATCCCAAGAGCCGAAAACTTTTAGAGCCAAGCCTCCAGAGAAGAACCCCACTCTGAAACTTTCACCAAACgaacaagacatcctaaaaaaaccaaaaactgaAAATGGTAGGCATggaagaaaacatccaaaaatacaAAATGCCTGGTGTAAGATGCCAAACTGTCCTCATACCTGTACACCAATATAATACATGTGCTCAGGAAACCAACCCCTACAGTGAAAAGGTAGGCCAGGGGCATGTGATATGGAAGCCAGACCTTGTCCACTGGACACTCAGAAGTATTGGGCCTTGAGGAACAGTCATCATTCAGGGTATAGTTGCTGTAATAACCATAATACATGACTGTATTGGTAAAATAACcctaaaaacaaagaaaaaaatggttTTAGAGAAGAAGATGTAGGTGAAACAGATTAAAGATACATTAACAGGGTTTTCTAAGATAATTAAAATAcctctgaggacagtgattggctgcagcagccatgTGCCATATGCATGCATGTTACCGCTGCAGTCTGTGAACAAGCAGCGTCAGGACCAGATCAGTACTACAGAGAACAGCACCAGATAAAGAGGTTAGGGCTGATTTATGTGACCGCGCTCAGTCCGGGAAACCGATGCCATGTGTCAGCCACATCTCATGGACCGACTGCAGCatccctgacctgaactgactgcatcatagtgatttctaatacagtcagttcctatctgatcgCGGGTCTATTGTACTGTGCTCACGTTATCATCGTAATGTGAATACAGTACAATAGACCTGTGATCAGATGGGAGACAGGCTGTATCATAAAttactatgatgcagtcagttcgggTCAGGGGTGCCACAGTCCATCTGGGAGATGCTGTCAACACACGGGCCCTGTTTCCTGACTGATGTGGTCGTATGTCTCAGCCCCAAGTAtagcatcattttttattttatttaattaacaTTCAGAGGCTTGTATGAGATTTCTAATTATCTTGGACAAGGCCTttatatatacaaaaataaaaaatacttaatACCCCCCATTGATCCTAAACTGAACAATATAGCaattaaaatagtaaaaaaatatatatataaaaaatataatataataataataatccactttttttcactaatctggagtgctgccttttttcttctatatgtacttgggaccttggtcacaggccCCTATAAGGACTTGCACCTGCGTttaatgtgtgctgctttttttcttttcttctctaatataataataataataatatatataatattcaaTATCTGTTCTGATCCCCTGGGAggcagcttgctgcagcagaaaccCTCCCCTGTTGCTGCTAGGTCTGCAATAGGAGACCTGGCCATGTGAGCAACTAACCTTGAGCTAGGCCTCTCCCCTCAGCCTGTCTCTTGCTGAATGCACTGCAAAGGGGTACACAAATTCCAAAAGCAGAGCCCCTGAAAAACTGGTAACTCTTTGGGTTGTTTCTGACGATGACTATGGAAGAACTTGTTATAGGCCACTTACAAGTTTTTTCCTAGAATAGGTAATAAAGGTCTGATCGCTGGTGACCTCACCTTTGAGACCCCTACTGTTCTGAACCCCTTGTTCTTCCAAGTAGGAGTTTCATTGGAGCATTAGCTTCTTTCAATGTCTATAGGGCTGATGGAGACAGTGGAGCATTGTATACACAGACTATGGAGTGGCACCGCACATGCTCCACCACTGCTCCACTCAAAATCTCCCTCACTGGGGTCATGCAAGGAGGAGAAACGGGGGTTTGGGACCCTGGTTTTAGTAATCATGGCGGTCCAAGCGTCAAGTGtgggaaaatataaaaataaattaaaaaaaaagagataaaacTGGCCGCTGAATAGACTGGCACACAAACTCTACTGTACTTAGGCTATCCTTGGAAAACCACGCTGGTATGCTTGGCCTTTGCATGCATATCTGAAGTGAATGGAGTACATGAGTGCAAATTATTACAATGCTTGAGTCATATATATACACTTACCGCTCCTGTGAGAAGCTCCAGACTAGTAAAGGTTCTCACGTTTGGTGACCCGTGAGGATGCACAGCCTGGGGGGTGACAATGAACAACAGGCACAAAAGGCTCATGAAGAGGTTAAACCCTAGAAGAGTTTTCAGGAAGAGAAAATAGGAAAGAACACTGGATCCAAATCTTCCTCCAATCTGCTTCAGAGCTGCATGCCAGGGTCGCAAAGCATAAAGTGCTGAAAGCAACGAGAGCCAGCATCTATGAGTGGCCTgtagagaagaaaaaaatatatctaaaaaGACAAAAACAGAGTACAATAATACTAAATCCCAGAGCAATGCTCCTTGTGTCTCACCAGGCTGAGGCAATCGCATGGAACGCTGCAACAAGGGTTAACATTTCCCACCATCCAACTTCCGCCACCATCCAATGTCAGGTACCTGAACCAGGTAAGAAGTAGTTTCAGTGATGGACTAAAGAAAATACAGGACTCACGTGACATTCCCACTTTCCAGATATACCACATATTCTATGGAGGTGTCCTACAAGCGAGAAATGACCCCTCACCTCAACTCTCTTTTCACACGAAGGCTCAACGGGAAGCTCTTAAGCAGTCGGATTCGCTGGGCTCCTGAGGTCTTCTGCAGTTCTGACGCCAGTAATCTTTGATGTTCTTGTAGAAGGATAACATTTTTAGTCAGTCGTCTAGATATGCTGATACCATGTTGTTACATACACAGTTACATAGATTGGATAAGGACacaggtccatcaagtccaacctttCCTGGTCAAGTCCAACCTTTCCTGGTCAATTATACAAAATTATTTGTTAGATTAATTAGAACCATCAATGCCATTTGCTCTTAGAGAAGCATCTACATCCTGACATAGTATCTGCCATTACTAcctcttggggtagggcattctatAGTCTGGCTGCTCTAACCGTAAATAATCCTTTCCTGTATTCATGTCTAAATCACCTCACGTCCACATATCAGGAGTATCTCCTCCTGGAGTATCATCCTTTGAACAACTAATCCTGTGCCAGTTCTTTGTCCTGACCAGGGGCTTAGCTATAGGGgtgtagaggtagcagttgctaccaggcccaggagcctgagggggcctaaAGACCCTTTtgctacataagaagacaccggtattatagaaagtgcatgctggtcaagttacacctctggctggaaggaaagggttaggtcaagaatttggcatggggggggggggggtcgtttgcctcaggcagcacaaagactATGTGCTTCCCTTCCCCCTGACCACCAAAAACTACTGagtgaaggggggcccaagctgaactcttgcaccatggcccatgagcctttagctacgcccctggtcctgACCACACAACTATATATACTAGTGATGACCGAATCAGTGTGTTCCGCTACAGACAAACCCAATTCGTTATGAATATTATAAGGCCTTATTAAGATGGGCAGCGGTTTTACAAAAACGTCTTTATCTTGCACATGCGCCGTTACTTTATTACAAATACAAACTCTGATTCGTTGTGATTGTGGGGCGTTTCCACATATCCCGGGTTCAGatttataatattttatattgGTGCATGCCTGCTACTCACAGTAACGGCGCATGCGTGAGATTAAGACTTTCTCACGAGACTGGCGGCCATCATAATATGGCCTCATTGGAAAGAATACATTTTAACTGCGTGTTAGAGACCACAGAAAAGATAATATTTAGAACAAATTGGGTTAGTACGTACAGAGACAAACCAATTTGCTCAGGCCCATTTTCTCCAGCCTATCATTATAAGAAAGACCTTCCATCCCAATAATAATGATCCGGTCACCTGTCTCTGAACACTTTCCAGCGttcctgtatatatttttttacaatgtggaACCCAAAACTTAATCCCAAGATCGAGATATAGATTACAAGGGGTTTATAAAGAGCTAATAATACATTGAGATCACaggtttttctctctctttttataCAACCTAAAATCGTATTTGCTTTTGCAGCTGCTGCCTGGCATTGAGTACTGAGCTTAGCTGTAACCAGAATACCCAAGTCCTTCTCTTCTGTTCAGTAAGTGGACTCTACACCTTGGCTGACTTTATGGGTGATCAATCTAACGATCAGGTTGAGAAACAGGCCATGTGGTCGGACTACCACAAGTGCCCGATATTGTACAAAATATTATTGATAAATCTGCAATTAGCAAATCCTAGTTATAACGCATGGATGGTGCAGGTTCAGAAGTAATGCCCGCACTGTCCACAGTGGGTGTCAGCCTCTCTCCCTCCGTTACTCCAGTGACGCAATCACTGGTTCCCAATGGATTATAGCAGCCGGGAGCCTAATATAGGTGTCGGTGTCTGCCATGTGCATTTGCCTATTAGGGCAGGACCTAAAAGACTGCCTGTCAGTAAGAGACTGataggcattaaaggggttgtcctggcattaaaggggttgtcacccctccggcccctctgacatgagcatcggagcctttcatgctccgatgctctcccttgccctgcgctggatcacaGGGCAAGAGCTTGCTTGATAATATTttcacactgctaggtggaggcttccgccaagcagtgttgccggtgacgTCGCCGGCACAGACGGGCGGGCTTTAGTGATgcactagccattttacaggctagggcagcgctaaagcctgcccatcagtgctggtgacgtcaccggggtcgctactaggcggaagcctctgcctagcagtccccatggagagccaggtacgtcaccggatctccaaaaaaaaaagcctttgtcctgcacctgggtgaaaatggggatatgtcccggacaacccctttaagacactaCAATACAGTAGTATTGTGTGTTATATATAGTATGCTGTATTACATACAGCAACCTTCACCCTTTTCGGTATTGTCCAGTCTTGACAAGGGCCCATTTCCTCTTCCGCTCTCCTTACCTTCCTCCGCGTCTACAGATGGGTCCCTCTGCCTGATGCTGGGTCTGGCACTGCGCTCCATACTGTACAGCGATGGCCGCTTCTTGGACCGTCGCCTCCTCACAGTGCGGTTAACATATTCGGACAGCATCCCCCCTTTACAGCGCCCTTTAGAATAGGTTTGAAAGGAAAGAGAATGTGAATGAGAACCACTTATCTTGCACATTTAGAGGCAATATCAAAAGGCAAAAAATAGTTCAACTAATTGCTGCCCAAAATCTACCCAAACTGCTCTATTTATTTGTGTCAGGggcaactttttcatttttt
This window of the Bufo bufo chromosome 6, aBufBuf1.1, whole genome shotgun sequence genome carries:
- the TMC6 gene encoding transmembrane channel-like protein 6 isoform X2; this translates as MRILANMPSRTIGRCKGGMLSEYVNRTVRRRRSKKRPSLYSMERSARPSIRQRDPSVDAEEEHQRLLASELQKTSGAQRIRLLKSFPLSLRVKRELRYLTLDGGGSWMVGNVNPCCSVPCDCLSLATHRCWLSLLSALYALRPWHAALKQIGGRFGSSVLSYFLFLKTLLGFNLFMSLLCLLFIVTPQAVHPHGSPNVRTFTSLELLTGAGYFTNTVMYYGYYSNYTLNDDCSSRPNTSECPVDKVWLPYHMPLAYLFTVGVGFLSTCIILVYRMSCSFGESFRVGFFSGGLALKVFGSWDFKVNRIHCVQRHKENIRMQLKELLSERRPDEHNHYFRKKVQHVCVLVFSWVLCAGSWLGSALAVHLISERLHKDHRGRLRTRGEEEVEAMLLPLPLAVSLCNLLLPYMYHALGLWEKLDSPILEVYIAICRNLLLKVVILGVLCYHWLIRKAKYLENKCWETFVGQELFRFVIMDLIFTLLDTLFGELLWRLILQKKRKQKCRTEFDIARNVLELIYGQTLAWLGILFCPIIPVVQTLKLLLLFYVKKASLMRNCRSPSKPWRASHMSTAFLTLLCFPSFLGASVFLSYTVWSVKPSESCGPFRSLNTMHEAGKFYVRQLELSNPRLSWVSWIHYYLWENTFFIYLAAGVLLIVIYFHIQIVNGQRKIIQLLKEQVANEGEDKRFLINRLHSVYEKRSRALRPQPNIGNN
- the TMC6 gene encoding transmembrane channel-like protein 6 isoform X1 produces the protein MSVTLLDIPELPEDYSPCDEQDVHHSFSSVIEDAETDTLLELQPRGHHAGNGHQPVGDHYSATMRILANMPSRTIGRCKGGMLSEYVNRTVRRRRSKKRPSLYSMERSARPSIRQRDPSVDAEEEHQRLLASELQKTSGAQRIRLLKSFPLSLRVKRELRYLTLDGGGSWMVGNVNPCCSVPCDCLSLATHRCWLSLLSALYALRPWHAALKQIGGRFGSSVLSYFLFLKTLLGFNLFMSLLCLLFIVTPQAVHPHGSPNVRTFTSLELLTGAGYFTNTVMYYGYYSNYTLNDDCSSRPNTSECPVDKVWLPYHMPLAYLFTVGVGFLSTCIILVYRMSCSFGESFRVGFFSGGLALKVFGSWDFKVNRIHCVQRHKENIRMQLKELLSERRPDEHNHYFRKKVQHVCVLVFSWVLCAGSWLGSALAVHLISERLHKDHRGRLRTRGEEEVEAMLLPLPLAVSLCNLLLPYMYHALGLWEKLDSPILEVYIAICRNLLLKVVILGVLCYHWLIRKAKYLENKCWETFVGQELFRFVIMDLIFTLLDTLFGELLWRLILQKKRKQKCRTEFDIARNVLELIYGQTLAWLGILFCPIIPVVQTLKLLLLFYVKKASLMRNCRSPSKPWRASHMSTAFLTLLCFPSFLGASVFLSYTVWSVKPSESCGPFRSLNTMHEAGKFYVRQLELSNPRLSWVSWIHYYLWENTFFIYLAAGVLLIVIYFHIQIVNGQRKIIQLLKEQVANEGEDKRFLINRLHSVYEKRSRALRPQPNIGNN